The Podospora bellae-mahoneyi strain CBS 112042 chromosome 7, whole genome shotgun sequence genome includes a window with the following:
- a CDS encoding hypothetical protein (EggNog:ENOG503Q4G4; COG:S), translated as MGTWHLTIFVDRILGHEEINKRNKEGRTPLWYAALEGHSDVVEVLCQEGADPNIVGKNDISPLFFAANNGHLKVVECLYREGANIEASSDFGTTPISCASNAGHVDIVKFLRDKGADINKPDSTKGGPISYASEGGHTAIVSFLVREGADLNTKDVFQNIPAAYAVKDGHMDCLKILVSSDSDFEAKHQGGQTMLMMAVEEGHQKMVEWLLEHGASAMTVNQKGESAMAYTLNIWNPRGLPLAQLINLKGRSNPHWTDDGGTSVFHYAAQQGHCEALQPLLNLGGADINLRHKRGQTPFSYAVASYKGQDAAKFLLSTGKAEIDSKDNDGRTPLSHIATHWGNRRSLKLLLGTGNVDINSKDDGGRSPLSWAAGSGAYDCVKELLLVSTVDMNARDLQGRTPLTVISIRRKPPLPLCNSQQPPVQAQRRRDRHVVFFHGLHGSHGLCLPVTDCGGGGGGGGGGGGGGCGFTFPLDPDW; from the exons ATGGGAACATGGCACTTGACCATCTTTGTTGACAGGATTCTTGGTCACGAGGAGATCAACAAGCGCAACAAGGAGGGAAGAACGCCTCTATGGTATGCCGCTCTGGAGGGACACAGTGATGTTGTGGAGGTTCtttgtcaagaaggagcagacCCCAACATCGTTGGAAAGAACGATATCTCGCCTCTTTTCTTTGCAGCCAACAACGGACATCTGAAGGTTGTGGAATGCCTCTATCGGGAAGGTGCCAACATTGAAGCAAGTTCTGATTTTGGCACAACGCCTATCTCATGTGCATCTAACGCAGGGCATGTCGACATTGTGAAGTTCCTCCGTGATAAGGGTGCAGATATCAACAAACCCGACAGCACGAAGGGAGGGCCTATTTCATACGCGTCTGAAGGAGGCCACACGGCTATTGTGTCATTTCTTGTTCGAGAAGGGGCTGACTTAAATACCAAGGATGTCTTTCAGAACATACCTGCCGCGTACGCTGTCAAGGATGGCCATATGGATTGTCTCAAGATTCTTGTTAGCAGCGACTCCGATTTTGAAGCGAAGCATCAGGGGGGACAaacgatgctgatgatggcggTTGAAGAGGGTCACCAGAAGATGGTTGAGTGGCTTCTTGAGCATGGAGCCAGTGCCATGACAGTCAACCAGAAAGGAGAATCTGCCATGGCTTACACATTGAACATTTGGAACCCACGAGGATTGCCTTTGGCTCAGCTCATAAACCTGAAGGGCCGAAGCAACCCACACTGGACTGATGATGGCGGAACAAGCGTTTTTCATTATGCTGCTCAGCAAGGACATTGCGAGgccctccaacctctcttAAATTTGGGGGGGGCGGACATCAATCTTCGACATAAAAGAGGGCAGACGCCTTTTAGCTACGCTGTTGCTTCTTATAAAGGTCAGGACGCGGCGAAGTTTCTGCTCTCTACGGGAAAGGCTGAGATTGATTCTAAGGACAATGATGGCCGCACGCCACTTAGCCATATTGCTACCCATTGGGGAAATAGGCGCAGCTTAAAACTTCTCCTAGGGACTGGGAATGTTGATATAAATTCCAAAGACGATGGTGGGCGGTCGCCATTAAGTTGGGCGGCGGGGAGCGGGGCTTATGACTGTGTAAAAGAGCTTCTTTTGGTTAGCACAGTGGATATGAACGCAAGGGATTTGCAAGGCCGTACACCACTT ACGGTCATCTCCATCAGGAGAAAACCACCGCTCCCGCTCTGcaacagccaacaacccccgGTGCAAGCTCAACGCCGCCGGGACCGCCATGTGGTTTTCTTCCACGGGCTCCACGGGTCTCACGGGCTGTGCCTCCCAGTTACtgactgtggtggtggtggtggtggtggtggtggtggtggtggtggtggttgcggtTTTACCTTCCCCTTGGACCCCGACTGGtag
- the VPS21 gene encoding Vacuolar protein sorting-associated protein 21 (COG:U; EggNog:ENOG503NY6F), translating into MADSGAPKPSSSVKLVLLGEAAVGKSSLVLRFVNNDFQENKEPTIGAAFLTQKCNLPTRTIKFEIWDTAGQERFASLAPMYYRNAQAALVVYDLTKPTSLIKAKHWVAELQRQASPGIVIALVGNKLDLTNDSAGGDGEGAGAGDGEDARKVTIEEAKSYAEEEGLLFFETSAKTGYNVTEVFTAIANAIPETSLKTARGPGASSTAARTEEQRVNLNGPRDPNAKEGCAC; encoded by the exons ATGGCCGACTCAGGTGCTCCCaaaccaagcagcagcgtCAAGCTGGTGCTGCTCGGTGAAGCTGCTGTGGGAAAA TCATCTCTCGTTCTGCGGTTCGTCAATAACGATTTCCAAGAGAACAAGGAGCCAACAATAGGAG CTGCCTTCCTGACTCAAAAATGCAATCTACCCACACGCACCATCAAGTTCGAGATCTGGGATACCGCCGGCCAGGAAAGATTCGCCTCTCTCGCTCCCATGTACTACCGCAACGCCCAGGCAGCGCTTGTGGTCTACGACCTGACGAAGCCCACCTCGTTGATCAAGGCGAAACACTGGGTTGCCGAGCTGCAACGGCAGGCCTCGCCCGGTATTGTCATTGCTCTCGTCGGCAACAAGCTCGATCTCACAAACGATAGTGCTGGTGGAGACGGGGAAggggctggtgctggtgatggagaggatgcTAGAAAGGTGACGATAGAGGAGGCCAAGTCGtatgctgaggaggaggggcttcttttcttcgaGACCAGTGCCAAGACGGGCTACAACGTCACTGAGGTGTTCACGGCTATTGCGAATGCCATCCCTGAGACATCGCTCAAGACGGCTCGGGGTCCTGGTGCCTCTTCTACGGCTGCTCGTacggaggagcagagggtCAACCTCAATGGTCCTCGGGATCCAAATGCCAAGGAGGGATGtgcttgttga
- a CDS encoding hypothetical protein (EggNog:ENOG503Q49T; COG:S) codes for MRPLPGDDAFGGRPRTSTMAGGDSDTPAFLNMSSAAAAAAAPQMTYFFADEASIGDSSSARPPAPFHHHHHHHHRSKDNRRFPPLDHPDHYSHHIPKQYPPRSSPAVQYEDRDVSGGRAISSSSNSNGKAVVAAAADNTAVNSKPNDSDDLATPMPVTSGNFPKLSSPHPPPPLSTTSNSRPTTPFLSAGPASTLGSISSRRNSLSLSSAPSVIGTDYDDHLYPDEDEQQLQETEIMESSGSVPQLVMPSIKMPSRRPFTEQGKQMGRLKVLIAGDSGVGKTSLIKAVVQSCESVVHVDSIVAGEGNGMLMSLPVGGKRAKGKGSGETREITEVWASTKPYPEWWSEVEAGGGGLGRRKSLGDEVLDRNVCFVDTMGYGFGSSSMDTITPVTEYIQGHLQRISSGLLSDGDVLSMLGGEGGVQVDVVFYMVSNRLRPVDIHYLRQLSPLTNIIILLAQTDLMSADQVAASKEQIYSQLKEANIRLFSFNTTSFNSDKQGVYATSSANGSDHDNMDASLLMSPDYVQPLFPTELATLVEQVFNKDGISRLRHAAARKYIQWRNTQSPSPPSLSQRSLRMSNSFSQNSVSGSQMLNPLGSPPSYALARITDHTQREERLAQVRFANWAADLQKSIANERAQYLALARGDRALWLTERLNECIQEGSLVPVNSRQHTHRHRGRSGSDGLESQRYNNVRRQQQVRQVHRESSLRKEPEGKQQQQNSNHDPLGLLEVAADLRRNGLVVLEVLGSIGVLGGVVVWVVDRWVHVQAIGWVLGQWERWWEGR; via the exons ATGCGTCCGCTCCCCGGTGATGACGCCTTTGGTGGGCGTCCTCGGACCTCGACCATGGCGGGCGGCGACAGCGACACACCCGCCTTTTTGAACAtgtcttctgctgctgccgctgctgctgctccgcAGATGACTTACTTCTTTGCTGATGAAGCTTCCATTGGGGATTCTTCGAGTGCGAGACCACCTGCTCcgtttcatcatcatcatcatcatcatcacaggTCGAAGGATAACAGGAGGTTCCCTCCGCTGGATCATCCTGATCATTATTCGCATCATATTCCCAAACAATATCCGCCACGCAGCTCACCAGCTGTTCAGTACGAAGACCGCGACGTCAGCGGCGGTAGAGCGATAAGCTCAAGCTCAAATTCCAACGGCAAAgctgtggtggctgctgctgctgataaTACTGCTGTCAATTCCAAACCTAATGACAGTGATGACCTGGCCACGCCGATGCCAGTGACCTCGGGCAATTTCCCAAAGTTATCATCaccgcatcctccaccgccgttATCGACTACTTCCAACTCCCGCCCTACCACCCCGTTTCTGTCCGCCGGTCCAGCTTCAACACTGGGAAGTATCTCCTCTCGACGAAACTCATTGTCGTTATCCTCCGCCCCGTCTGTTATCGGAACCGACTACGACGATCATTTATACCCCGACGAAGACGAGCAACAATTGCAAGAGACAGAAATCATGGAAAGCAGCGGGAGTGTACCGCAGCTGGTTATGCCCAGTATCAAGATGCCTTCTCGACGGCCGTTTACCGAACAGGGAAAACAGATGGGTAGATTGAAGGTGTTGATTGCGGGGGATAGTGGTGTGGGAAAGACTAGTTTGATCAAGGCTGTGGTGCAGAGCTGTGAGAGTGTTGTGCATGTTGATTCGATTGTTGCTGGAGAAGGGAATGGGATGCTGATGAGTTTGCCTGTGGGAGGCAAGAGggcgaaggggaaggggagtggGGAAACGAGGGAGATTACCGAGGTTTGGGCTAGTACGAAGCCTTATCCTGAATGGTGGAGTGAGGTAGaggcggggggtggtgggttggggaggaggaagagtttgggggatgaggtgctGGATAGGaatgtttgttttgttgatACGATGGGGTATGGGTTTGGGAGTTCG TCTATGGATACTATTACGCCGGTGACGGAGTATATTCAAGGTCATCTTCAGCGAATTAGTAGTGGTTTGTTGAGTGACGGAGATGTGTTGAGCATgctgggtggtgaggggggtgtgcAGGTTGATGTGGTGTTTTATATGGTGTCGAACC GCCTCCGCCCTGTTGATATTCACTACTTACGACAGCTCTCACCCTTGACCAACATCATTATCCTGTTGGCGCAAACTGACCTTATGTCTGCGGACCAGGTTGCCGCAAGCAAGGAGCAAATCTACAGCCAGCTGAAAGAGGCCAATATCCGCCTCTTCTCTTTCAACACAACCTCTTTCAATTCCGATAAGCAAGGGGTATACGCCACATCCAGTGCCAACGGCTCAGACCACGACAACATGGACGCAAGCCTGCTCATGTCTCCCGACTACGTCCAACCACTCTTCCCAACTGAACTCGCCACCCTCGTCGAGCAAGTCTTCAACAAAGATGGCATCTCCCGCCTCCGTCACGCAGCCGCCCGTAAATACATCCAATGGCGAAACACCCAgtccccaagcccaccatCGCTGTCACAGCGGTCCCTCCGCATGTCCAACTCCTTCAGCCAAAATTCTGTCTCTGGAAGCCAGATGCTCAACCCGCTTGGTAGCCCTCCATCGTACGCCCTAGCCAGAATCACAGACCACACCCAAAGAGAGGAACGCCTCGCCCAAGTCCGCTTTGCCAACTGGGCTGCTGACCTGCAGAAATCCATTGCCAACGAAAGAGCTCAGTATCTGGCCCTTGCCCGTGGTGACCGTGCCCTCTGGCTGACGGAACGGCTTAATGAGTGTATCCAAGAGGGGAGTCTAGTCCCAGTGAATAGTAGACAGCATacccaccgccaccgtggaaggagtgggagtgaTGGGTTAGAGTCACAGAGGTATAATAATGTGAGGAGACAGCAGCAAGTGAGGCAGGTGCATAGGGAGAGTAGTTTGAGGAAGGAACCAGAggggaagcagcagcagcaaaactCGAATCATGAcccgttggggttgttggaagTGGCGGCTGACTTGAGGAGgaatgggttggttgttttggaggtgttggggagtattggggttttgggcggggtggtggtttgggttgttgatCGGTGGGTGCATGTGCAGGCTattgggtgggtgttggggcagtgggagaggtggtgggaggggaggtga
- a CDS encoding hypothetical protein (EggNog:ENOG503P2IJ) codes for MSTTTQTHSQKLQAASQSIYPASPSPYHLRKSPTMSIAQTYFLAHKARAKLSSEAARPDHNLRLLVGHANLLDSLMLDLADAEREQESWFNQSVRGATQSPPPSTNNRHIQWADHMEEPQHDWRAEDADSDSDDSDCSYDEDEDDLDSDEDVEMADAVVALRRIPSHASMLPPKGYNYRDEEEDYAMEDDDEDYTQLALQRTSSHSAPSSPPELLDDSDSTTDDESSMPPSPPTTTLPAFDDKKSTTIQSATGLGDKDAFYEEGFYLPPRNPARISIY; via the coding sequence ATGtccacaacaacccaaacacACTCTCAAAAGCTCCAGGCAGCTTCGCAATCAATCTACCCagcttcaccatcaccatacCACCTCAGAAAGAGTCCCACCATGTCGATTGCCCAGACGTACTTCCTCGCCCACAAGGCAAGGGCCAAGCTCTCCTCGGAAGCCGCCCGCCCTGATCACAACCTCCGCCTGCTCGTCGGACACGCCAACCTGCTCGACTCCCTTATGCTAGATCTCGCCGACGCCGAGAGGGAACAAGAATCGTGGTTCAACCAATCCGTCCGTGGCGCCACCCAGAGCCCgccaccatccaccaacaaccgccaCATCCAATGGGCCGACCACATGGAAGAGCCCCAGCACGACTGGAGAGCCGAGGACGCCGACTCTGATTCCGACGACTCGGACTGCAGCtacgacgaggacgaggatgacctCGACTCGGACGAGGACGTTGAGATGGCCGACGCGGTCGTCGCCCTCAGGAGGATACCTTCCCACGCCAGCATGCTCCCACCAAAGGGCTACAACTACcgagacgaagaagaggactACGCCatggaagacgacgacgaggactaCACCCAGCTCGCCCTCCAGAGAACATCTTCTCACTCtgcaccatcctccccacccgAGCTCCTCGATGATTCCgactccaccaccgacgacgagTCGTCcatgccaccatcaccaccaaccactaCGCTACCCGCTTTTgacgacaagaagagcaCAACGATACAAAGTGCGACGGGGCTCGGGGACAAGGACGCCTTTTATGAGGAGGGGTTCTATCTCCCGCCGAGAAACCCGGCGAGGATATCGATCTACTAG
- a CDS encoding hypothetical protein (EggNog:ENOG503NYUY) has translation MAASFTITEAQAELIRSLPQEDIPAKLRCAICSKLAVNAFRLPCCDQAICEGCQSTLPASCPVCEHSPLSADDCKAHKALRTTIKVFLRTEEKKRESNRPKEATPITPVDPSPVSATAPVPPELNEQSAESVAPAGDNQEQSSSEAPAAEASVETSHGQENGEAAPGQNDETLEHDAADSDQPSHPAPEGEGVGEATSTELVKQEGTEVAEGEETEEVNGEEGDGNGNDQEQNADGTAKPVTGGFGMGFGGNFEQMPMMMAMNNGFGSFPMMGMPGMNMDPAMMMQMWSGGFQGMGMNGMNMNMGMGAAAAAAAGYGGEADNWSGQQSWNVGQDNYNHPSASGMGNGDYGSFNSGFQTGYNQGNYGHPNQFNDYRRNQWGGFPRGRGRGRGYGYGGGGYGRGNFHNGGYGGGNYNDQNFNNGQQQYPGSMNGQGSEFGGGENGEGAVGPNDGNVDEFGRSIRADDGAEGAADGHQDGVPHHQGDGGEEGPHQGEEGGPAQPADEVLINAPKGPKAMLRGLPNTSYIHLQARGWVDDGKPNTPNSANGTAAPSQVGDYPRSRSSSPSGSRRGGGGEDYHHHHSHRDRDHEAYHSSRRERGKSSRHEGQSTRTHSPSAVGSRSGSRSRSEDRKEKEERHRGGRRQRSHSPDGDREDDGEDRRHRSHRSSRKHDDRKEKDEHTRSRSASPPADESRRSSHRSSRKDRDSDKRRDREKDRDRDGEHESSRHKSSGHRSSHRDRDYDKDRSGRDRDRERDRDRNRDRDRDRDRERDRDRDRDRERDRDRDRKERRDRDRDRRDRDKERRHRSGKSTADGAEDGSSSKSKGLEIKGGGGGGGGAGGGGGSKGHGENAAGDSVVGGRRSSAATTGPAVQDPHAAERAARDRERLLKETRRMASFASIAGSKRGRDRDGEGDDGERRRNRRKGRRGEVVDGEGEERERRDYD, from the exons ATGGCGGCGtcattcaccatcaccgaggcCCAGGCCGAGCTTATTCG GTCTCTACCCCAGGAAGACATACCTGCGAAGCTCCGATGTGCTATTTGTAGCAAACTAGCTGTCAACGCTTTCCGTTTGCCCTGCTGCGACCAGGCCATCTGCGAGGGCTGTCAGTCGACCCTGCCTGCGTCGTGTCCTGTTTGCGAACACTCCCCGCTCTCGGCCGACGATTGCAAGGCTCACAAAGCACTGCGGACGACCATTAAGGTTTTTCTTCGGacagaggagaagaagagggagtcAAATCGGCCAAAGGAGGCTACTCCCATCACTCCTGTCGATCCTAGCCCGGTTTCGGCAACTGCCCCAGTGCCACCTGAGCTGAATGAGCAATCGGCTGAGTCTGTGGCGCCTGCTGGGGATAATCAAGAACAATCCAGCTCGGAGGCACCTGCTGCTGAAGCTTCCGTCGAGACTTCCCATGGCCAGGAAAATGGTGAAGCGGCACCTGGTCAGAATGACGAGACTTTAGAgcatgatgctgctgattCT GACCAACCTTCACATCCTGCtcccgagggcgagggcgtaGGAGAAGCCACATCAACCGAATTGGTGAAGCAAGAAGGCACTGAAgttgccgagggcgaggaaacTGAGGAAGTcaacggcgaggagggggatggaaaTGGGAATGACCAAGAGCAGAATGCAGATGGTACAGCCAAGCCCGTGACTGGCGGTTTCGGCATGGGCTTTGGCGGCAACTTTGAACAAATGCCAATGATGATGGCCATGAACAACGGCTTTGGCAGTTTTCCAATGATGG GCATGCCAGGCATGAACATGGACccggcgatgatgatgcaaATGTGGAGCGGGGGTTTTCAAGGCATGGGCATGAACGGCATGAACATGAATATGGGCatgggagcagcagcagcagcagcagcagggtaCGGGGGCGAGGCCGATAACTGGAGCGGACAGCAATCATGGAATGTCGGCCAAGATAATTACAATCATCCAAGCGCTTCTGGCATGGGCAATGGTGATTATGGCTCGTTTAACTCTGGCTTCCAAACAGGATATAATCAAGGTAATTATGGCCACCCAAATCAGTTCAATGACTATCGCCGGAATCAGTGGGGGGGTTTCCCCCGTGGTAGAGGTCGCGGCCGCGGGTACGGgtatggcggcggcgggtaTGGACGAGGAAACTTCCACAATGGGGGGTATGGGGGTGGGAATTATAATGATCAGAATTTCAACAACGGACAGCAACAGTATCCCGGCAGTATGAACGGTCAGGGCAGCGAgtttggtggcggcgagaaTGGCGAAGGTGCTGTTGGCCCGAATGATGGTAACGTCGATGAGTTTGGGCGCTCTATTCGTGCTGATGACGGTGCTGAGGGCGCCGCTGATGGCCACCAAGACGGGGTTCCGCATCAtcagggagatggtggtgaagaggggcCACACCAAGGCGAAGAGGGCGgtccagcccagccagctgATGAAGTTCTGATTAATGCACCCAAGGGTCCCAAGGCTATGTTGCGCGGTCTTCCCAACACGAGTTACATTCACCTACAAGCTAGAGGCTGGGTGGATGACGGGAAGCCGAATACCCCTAACAGTGCGAATGGCACTGCGGCGCCTAGCCAGGTGGGCGATTACCCCCGGTCACGTAGTAGTTCCCCGAGTGGCTCGCGgaggggcggtggtggtgaggattaccatcaccatcactctCACAGGGATAGGGATCATGAGGCTTATCACTCTtcgaggagagagaggggcaAGTCTTCGAGGCACGAGGGGCAGTCGACGAGGACGCATTCGCCTTCTGCGGTGGGGAGTCGGAGTGGGAGTCGCAGTCGGAGTGAGGAtaggaaggagaaggaggagaggcatCGAGGTGGTAGACGGCAGAGGTCGCATTCGCCTGATGGGGATagggaagatgatggggaggaccGCCGGCATAGGTCGCATCGCAGCAGTAGGAAGCATGATGAtcggaaggagaaggatgagcATACCCGCTCGCGCTCGGCCTCACCTCCGGCGGATGAGTCCCGAAGATCGAGCCatcgcagcagcagaaagGATCGCGACTCGGATAAGAGACGGGATAGGGAGAAGGATCGGGACAGAGATGGGGAGCATGAGAGCAGCAGACATAAATCTAGCGGTCACCGGTCATCTCATCGGGATAGGGACTACGATAAGGATCGCAGCGGCCGAGACCGTGATAGAGAGCGGGACCGGGACCGCAATAGGGATCGTGACCGGGATAGGGATCGGGAAAGAGATAGGGATAGGGACCGTGACCGGGAGAGAGATCGTGATAGGGACAGGAAGGAGCGTCGTGATCGAGATCGTGACAGGCGGGATAGGGATAAGGAGAGGCGTCATAGGAGTGGGAAGTCTACTGCTGATGGGGCTGAGGATGGGAGCTCGTCAAAGAGTAAAGGTTTGGAGAttaagggtggtggtggtggtggtggtggggcgggtggggggggagggtcgAAGGGTCATGGAGAGAATGCTGCTGGTGATAGCGTCGTTGGTGGGAGAAGGTCAAGTGCTGCTACGACTGGGCCTGCGGTGCAGGATCCGCATGCTGCTGAACGGGCTGCTCGGGATAGGGAGCGATTGCTTAAGGAGACGCGACGGATGGCGAGTTTTGCTAGTATTGCTGGGTCGAAGAGGGGACGGGAcagggatggggagggggatgatggggagaggaggaggaataggaggaaggggagacggggggaggtggtggatggggagggagaggagagggagagaagagattATGATTGA
- the kri1 gene encoding Kinetochore protein Spc24 (BUSCO:EOG09262POL; EggNog:ENOG503P00B; COG:J), with translation MASASAKTARSGDKIVPKKQSLFDDSASSSEDDQEDGGVTLGGQTPGLNINEEYARRFEHNKKREELHRLQEKYGAGEESESSSDDESEDDEAALITEDLDAEISATLAAIKNKDPRIYDKEAVFYKPFDPTTDVKKDDEEKKEKPMFLRDYHRERYMAGDVGADDDATAADPNVPRTYVQEQAELKNAIMAEINNAAGADDEEWSDDDAFIKPVKKAEPAPAANGVHPSRAAVVEVTELDVKNADKNPEEFLSKFMASKAWAPDHKWQAFDSDEEDAEDDIADEFEHAYNMRFEDPTKSNEVLKTYSRNLANARSARKEELTGRKKLRALEKERKEAEKKEREAERARLRRLKVDEASERLKKIKQAAGMSGKQLTDEEWVEFLDKAWEDDDWEEEMKKRFNDDYYNEVDDMVIDSEEEEASGSEDEDGKKKKNSKKPKKPKWDDDIDIKDIIPDFKEDEEEVPAIALSDLEADQPAPSVEGSDSDSDDSDRPAKKRKTTKDLKKEKAAAKKQARAELAKIEALVDTKMEIDQPRALEKKGKEQFTFKYRETSPTSFGLTARDILLAPSDAALNEFAGLKKLASFRDAEKKKKDKKKLGKKARLRQWRRDTFGKEFEESGPTYGFEKLLDEGKGKKKEKGSGANSVRVEKREKKKEGGEEKEQEKKVAVDGIVEGERKKKRKRSKKGKAAGGDGEGEE, from the coding sequence ATGGCCTCAGCTTCTGCGAAAACCGCCCGGAGCGGCGACAAGATTGTCCCCAAGAAGCAGTCCCTTTTCGACGACTCTGCCTCCAGCAGCGAAGATGACCAGGAAGATGGCGGCGTTACTCTCGGTGGCCAGACACCCGGcctcaacatcaacgagGAATACGCCCGCCGCTTCGAgcacaacaagaagagagaagagcttCACCGCCTGCAGGAAAAGTACGGCGCCGGCGAGGAGTCCGAGTCCTCTTCTGACGACGAATCCGAGGACGACGAAGCCGCCTTGATCACCGAGGACTTGGACGCCGAAATCTCAGCCACGCTCGCCGCtatcaagaacaaggatCCGCGCATTTATGATAAGGAAGCCGTCTTCTACAAACCTTTCGACCCTACCACAGATGTGAAAAAGGACgatgaggaaaagaaggagaagcccaTGTTCCTCCGCGACTACCACCGCGAGCGCTACATGGCCGGCGACGTCGGCGCAGACGATgatgccaccgccgccgacccCAACGTTCCCAGGACCTACGTCCAGGAGCAGGCCGAACTCAAGAATGCCATCATGGCCGAaatcaacaacgccgccggcgccgacgacgaggaatGGAGCGACGATGACGCCTTTATCAAGCCCGTCAAAAAGGCCGAACCCGCCCCTGCTGCCAACGGCGTCCACCCTTCCAGAGCCGCCGTCGTCGAGGTGACTGAGCTGGACGTGAAGAACGCCGACAAGAACCCGGAGGAGTTTCTGTCCAAGTTCATGGCTTCCAAGGCGTGGGCGCCTGACCACAAGTGGCAAGCATTTGACTCTGACGaagaggatgccgaggacgatATTGCTGACGAGTTCGAGCATGCCTATAATATGCGATTCGAAGACCCCACCAAGAGCAATGAGGTCCTGAAGACGTACTCGAGAAACCTCGCCAATGCGCGCTCCGCTcgcaaggaggagctgacTGGACGTAAAAAGCTGAGAGCACtcgagaaggagaggaaggaggctgagaagaaggagagggaggcggaaAGAGCGAGGCTCAGGAGGCTCAAGGTGGACGAGGCGTctgagaggttgaagaagattaAGCAGGCGGCGGGCATGAGCGGGAAGCAGCTTACGGATGAGGAGTGGGTTGAGTTCTTGGATAAGGCatgggaggatgacgactgggaggaggaaatgaAGAAGCGGTTCAATGATGATTACTACAATGAGGTCGACGACATGGTCATcgacagcgaggaggaggaagcctCTGGCAGcgaggacgaagacggcaagaagaaaaagaattcCAAGAAGCCGAAGAAGCCCAAATGGGATGACGATATCGACATCAAGGACATCATCCCTGACTTcaaggaagacgaggaagaagtaCCCGCTATTGCCCTTTCCGACCTCGAGGCTGATCAGCCTGCCCCTTCAGTTGAGGGTTCCGACTCTGATTCAGACGACTCTGACCGCCCAgccaagaagcgcaagaccaccaaggatctcaagaaggaaaaggcggcGGCCAAGAAACAAGCCAGGGCCGAGCTTGCCAAGATTGAAGCCTTGGTCGACACCAAGATGGAGATTGACCAGCCCCGCgcgctggagaagaagggcaaggagCAGTTCACCTTCAAGTACCGCGAGACCTCCCCCACATCATTCGGTCTCACGGCCCGTGATATCCTTCTGGCGCCCTCAGACGCGGCGCTGAATGAGTTTGcggggttgaagaagctggccTCGTTTAGGGAcgcggagaagaagaagaaggacaagaagaagctggggaagaaggcgaggttgagacagtggaggagggataCTTTTgggaaggagtttgaggagtcGGGACCGACGTATGGGTTTGAGAAGCTGTTGGATGAGGGGAAGGgtaagaagaaggagaagggaagTGGGGCTAATTCGGTTAGGgttgagaagagggagaagaagaaggagggtggagaggagaaggagcaggagaagaaggtggcggtggatgggattgtggagggggagaggaaaaagaagaggaagaggtcgaagaaggggaaggctgctgggggtgatggcgagggtgaagagTAA